TACTAAACGCCGCGTCAAACAAAGCTAACAAAGGCGAAAGTATAAACGAAAAAGATATCAAAGAGATCGTAAAAACGATAGATGACAAGATAAAAATTCAAGAAGAAACACAAGTCGGAGAGCAAAATAAAATTCTAACCGACCTAGCAAACTTAGACGAAACCACCAAAAATGAACTTTATGAAAATGCAAATTTCATGCAGCTCTTGCAAGTTTTAGAAATTTTAAACGGTGGCGAGCAGATAAGCAAATTCCCAAATTTTAGCGATAAAATAGCCGCATTTTTATCAAATAGCGCAAACGTAAAAGAGCTTAGCGAGGTAAAAAGTATCACGGATCTACTTGATCTTGCTAAGAAATTTGACCTTGGACTTGAAAATCTCACTATCACGAACGACGATGTAGAAACATTAAGCGAGATGTTTAAAGGACTAGCCAACAAGGAGTTTTTTAAGCCCGTGTTGCCGCAAGCACAAAACATTTATAGTGGCGAACTTAAAAATCAAGTCGAGCAAACCATCAGCATGAATGAAAGCACAGAGCCTGTTAAGCTAAACGCTCTTTTGCATGAAATTTCAAAAGAGGTAAAACCAAATTTAAAACAGCAAACCCAAACATCACAAACCAAAACGCCAACATTGCAAACATCAGAAAACATGATAGATGAGGCTATAGAAACGACAAATACCGAAGAAGTAGCCATAAAAACAGTTCAAAATTTAAGTGTAAAAAACGAAAAAAATATAAATTTACAGTCGCTTTTATACCCTGAAAGGGAGCAAAATTTAGCGCAAGAAAGCATGACGCAAGGCGAGGAAATTCAAATCCAAGATGAAAATCCCCTAAACTCCATGGTGCGCGACATATCAAGCGCAGCTAGGTCACAGATACAAGAAAAAGCTCTCGTAAAAGAGACTTTTAGCAACTTTAGCGAAAATTTAAAAGAGCAAATTCAAAACTATAAAGCACCGCTAACAAGGGTAAATATCACGTTAAATCCGATGAATTTAGGCGAAGTCGAGATAACAATGCTTAACCGCGGAAATAACCTGCACATAAATTTCAACTCAAACACGGCTACAATGAATTTGTTTTTACAAAATCAAGCCGAGTTTAAAAACAGCCTTGTAAATATGGGATTTACCGAACTTGAGATGAATTTTAACGACCAAAGCCAAAGACAAGAAAAGGGTCAACAAGCCTACAAAAACCAAAACAAACAAGCACAAGAGAGTGAAGAGATACAAGAAGCGGAACAAAATTTGCTTGAGCTTGTTATACCAAGATATGTTTAAAAATTTAAAAGGATAAAAAATGGCAAGCGTAGCCGACGTTCAAACACAATTTACAGCAGATAAGATACAAGCCAAAAAAGACGCAGCAAAACTTGCAAGCGCAGACGGGACAAATCCCGGTTCACAACTTGACAAAGACGCATTTTTAAAGCTTTTACTAACAGAACTTCAGTATCAAGACCCGACTTCACCTATGGATACGGAAAAAATGCTAACACAAACAAGCCAACTAGCCACGCTAGAAATGCAAGAAAACACAAACTCGACCATGAAAGAACTTGTATCGCAATTACAAGCTAACTCAAGTATGTATGCCCTATCCGCGCTTGGAAAAATGGCAAACATCGGCACCGATAGAGTAAGCGTAACGGAAGAAACGGTAAATTTAACGATCCCTATCTACTTCCCATCTAATGCCACAGGCGGAACGCTAAGCATAACAGACTCCAACGGCAACGTCGTAAGAACCGAAAGTATCGGGTCGCAAAATGCCGGAACAAATACCTTTAACTGGAATTTGATCACAAACAGCGGAACAAAAGCCGGCACAGGAACATATGCCGTTAAGGTTAATTACACAGATAGCGAAGGCAACGCTAAAACTGCAACATACGGCTCATATCCTGTTGAAGCCGTTAAATTTATAGATGGTAAAGCCCAGGTAAAAATAGCAGGCGAATACATATCCGCAGATGATGTTTCAGAATATTACGAAGAAGTAAATTTAAATAACAAACAAACTAATACATCATCAAGTTCAACAAACAACCAAACACCTAAACAAAGTGTCGCAGAAAGTGCACTAGCTACAGAAAATGCATTAGCCGATGAGGCAGAAGCAGAATACAATGCACTGCTAAACAGAGGATAAAATCATGATGAGAGGACTTTATAACGGTGTTTCCGGGATAAAAACCCAGAGCTTTGGCATGGATGTTTGGGCAAATAACATCTCAAACATCAATAACGTCGGTTTTAAAGCCTCTACTCCGGAATACAAAAGCATACTTTATCAAACAATGTATTCTGCCGGCAACAAGCCAACAACCGATCAAGTAGGACTAGGTGCCGTAAAACAAGCAACTGCACTTGACATGAGCAACGGATCTTATCAAAATACCGATAACAATTTCGATGTTGCCATACAAGGCGATGGATTTTTTGGAGTTTTAGATAGATACGGCAAAACATACTACACAAGAGCGGGAAATTTCGACATAGATGCGGCTGGAAATTTAGTCGATACTTTTGGAAATTTTGTCCTAGGCACGATAAATGAATTATCAGCCGTAACTCCAAGCCAAAGTGCGCTAAACACCTTTGGCGGATCCGGACAAAGTGCTCAAAATGCCTATACGATATCTAAGGTAGATAGCTTAAATTTAGGCTCTGAAAGTGCACAATCAGCCATAAAGCTACCAAGCTTTTTATACCTCGCTTCCGAGCCGACAACGCTTGTAAATTTTAGAGGCAACTTAGACTCCACAGTAAAAACACAGATAGAAAAAAGCGAACTTAGCAAAGACACATACACGCAAAGTGTAGACGAAGATGTAAAAACCATAAGCATAAGTGGCGCACTTGAGCTTAGCAACTCCCGCACCGGATATAAGAAAAACGATAGCGTCACGGTAAAAATTGCCGATGCGAGCGGTAAATTTAGTGAATTTACAACTCAACTTGACAAAAACGGCAAATGGAGCTTAGAAAATCAAGATATAAAATACCTAGACCTTGATACGATAAGCACCGAAGTTAGTATATTTTCGAGCAAAGAGGTTGCCAACACTCAACAATTTAGCACGCAAGCTTACGGTGAAAACGGAGCGATAAATTTAATAACCATAAATTTAGAAAAACAAGTCCCTCAAACAAGTAACCAAACCCTCTGGAACGCGACCGCAACGATGACTGATAAAAACGGCAATGTCTTAAATTCATCACAAGGCATAATGACCTTTGGTCCGCAAGGAACACTAGTTTCAAACACACTAACAAGTGTGGGCGGCGTTAAGTTAAATTTTCTAGGCTCTAGCGATTCTAGCGTCTATGACGGTCTTATAAGTACCGCAAACAGCGACAAAAACATAAGCATAACTAAAAACGGGTATGAAGAGGGCGTTTTAAAACGCTATCAGATGAATGACAACGGCGATATACTGGCTATCTTTGACAACACAAGGATGTTTCCTGTGGCAAAACTAGCGCTTTACCACTTCCAAAATGACCAAGGACTAGCCAAAATGGGAGATAACATCTACTCTGCAACAGCAAATTCCGGAGAGGCATTTTTTTACAAAGACAAAGCGGGAGATGTTATATACGGCTCAAGGATATCATCAAATATGCTTGAAATGAGCAACGTCGATCTTGGCTCTGCACTAACGGAAATAATCGTAACGCAAAAGGCTTACGACGCTAGCTCAAAAAGTATCACAACAAGCGATGAGATGCTTCAAACCGCTATCCAAATGAAAAGCTAAAATTTGATTGATTAAAATATCAATCAAATTTAACCTCATACCATAAACATAACTTTTGCGAGTATGACTATGACAAATCCAAAAACAAAAGCGATATTATGTAAATTTTCACGTAAAAATTTAGGCGGCTGCTTGCCAAGTGTGCGGTGAGTTAAATTTATCACGACTCCCGCACCTATAACAAATGCTAAAATAACCTTTATCATAAAAATTTGCTGAAGAGGCGTTTGAAAATACCCTCCGGCTTTTGAGCCAACCCATGTACTCATCATCATACCACCGGTTAAAAACAGTAGCAAAAGACACAATGGCATGATCTTGATAGCTTTTTTGGAAATAGCACTTTTAACTCTATCAAATTCATCACCCAAAATACCCTTTAAACGCGAAAATATAATAACATCAAAGAAGATGTAACCTAGAAAAATTATCGCACATATAACGTGCAAAAGCTGGACATACGGATATATGGCTTGCATTTAGTTCCTTATCGGTTTTTGATTATTGTAGAGTATTTTTATCTGATTTGCAATGATATTGCTCAAGTGTTGTTTTGGGAGTAAATTTTAACCTCGTTGATTAAAAATTCATAAACACGTTGTTGGATTAAAATTTCGTCCTCATGACCATTCATCAAGCGACGAAGATGAGCAAAATCAATCTTACTAGCATACCTTCGATGCTTTTTCATGTCTTTATCTATGCTAAGCAAGAGAGCATCAAGAGTTAAATGATCTTTTCTTTTTACCTTTGAGATGTATTCTTGTGTGGTTTGGAGCAAAAATGCCTTTCGACTCTCATCGTTTTCGTAAATTTCAGTTGCTATCTTACGTAAAATTTCAAAATCACTCTCATCTGGCTCAAATTTAGCTGACAATATCGCCGCAAAAACTTTCGCGCGAAACTCAAGCGACTTATGATGGTAGACTAAAAACTGCCTAAATGCTGATAAAAAGTGTAGTTTAAATTTAAAAGCCATTTTGTGAAATCTTTATTTTAATATCGTTTTATTATACTCAATAAAAATAAAATCTAGCTACTGTTTTTACTTTGACACTATTAAAAATGGAAATTTGAGTGGCGCAGCGGACGGGGCTCGAACCCGCGACCTCCGCCGTGACAGGGCGGCATTCTAACCAACTGAACTACCGCTGCACCTAAAGAATAATGGTGGTCGCTATAAGACTCGAACTTATGACATCCACCTTGTAAGGGTGGCGCTCTACCAACTGAGCTAAGCGACCAATGAATTTATAAATGGCGACCCTTAGAGGATTTGAACCTCTGTTTCTACATAGAGAAAGTAGAGTCCTGAGCCACTAGACGAAAGGGTCATGAACCCGAAAAAGTGGTGTCCTGTGTTGGATTCGAACCAACGACCCCCTCATTAAAAGTGAGATGCTCTACCGGCTGAGCTAACAAGACATTTTTGAAAAACGAAGTCTGATTATACTAAAAACGCTATCTTTTGTCAAGAGAAAATTTAAAAGAATGTGTAATTTAGAAAAAATTATTACAAATTTTTGGAAAAAATATATACTATTTTGCTAATAACATGCTATTATTAAGACTTAAAAAAAATTTAATATAAATTTTATACTCATTGTGTATTTTGAGTTAAATTTTAAAGGTAATTCTATGAGCAAAAAGAAAATTTCTACCCTAGGCTCAAAGCTTGGAGCTTTAGGTCCTGGCATACTTATGGCTTCGGCCGCGGTAGGCGGATCGCACATCATCGCATCCACACAAGCAGGTGCGATATATGGCTGGCAGCTAGCTATCATTATCATACTAGCAAACCTTTTTAAATACCCATTTTTTAGATTTGGCACACAATACACCCTTGATAACGGACACAGCCTACTTACGGGTTACTACGAAAAAGGACGCTTTTATATCGGTATATTTTTAGTGCTTAGCCTCTTTGCAGCTGTTGTGAATACCGCAGCCGTTAGCATGATAACAGCGGCGATTTTAAGCTTTATATTGCCGTTTAAAGCAAGCACGACAATGCTAAGCGTGGTTGTATTATCAGCTAGCATGGCCATCATTTTACTAGGTAGATATAGCGTGCTTGATACGGTTTCAAAACTTATCATGATAACGCTTACCGCAACTACGGTTTGGGCGGTTTTGATCGCATTTTCTAGGACGGGATTTGACGGAGTTATGACACCTGACTTTATAGAGCCTTCGCCTTGGCAGCTTGGAGCACTTGGATTTATCATCGCTCTTATGGGCTGGATGCCTGCGCCAATTGAGATCTCAGCACTTAATTCAATGTGGGTAATAGCAAAGAAAAAGATAAAAAGAGTATCTTACGAAGATGGCTTGCTTGACTTTAACGTAGGCTATGTGGGAACAGCTATCTTGGCACTTGTGTTTTTAGCTCTTGGTGCGCTTGTGCAGTATGGCTCAGGAGTAGAGGTCGAGACTAGAGGTGTGGCATATATAAATCAATTTATAAATATGTATGCTGCGACTATCGGCGAATGGGCTAGAGGGCTTATCGCATTTATAGCATTTATGTGTATGTTTGGCACTACCATCACGGTTGTAGATGGGTATTCTAGGGTAAACTGTGAAAGCATCAGGCTAGTTTTAGGTAAGGATCAAACAAAGCTTGTTTATTTTAACTTGTGCGTTATCATAACAAGCGTCATAGGCTTTTTTATCATTTCGATGTTTAACAACGCCCTTGGGCCGATGGTTAGATTTGCAATGATAGCTTCGTTTGTTACTACGCCGATATTTGCGTGGCTAAATTTAAGCCTTGTCTTAAGCAAAGGACAACATAAGGTAAAGGGCTTTTTATACTATCTATCAATCACAGGACTTGCATATCTTAGCATATTTGCATTATTCTTTATAACTTACGAGCTTGGACTGTTTAAATAATCTTGGACTTCAATAGTCCAAGATTGATAGATGTATTTTAAAAATTTTAAATATCTAACTTGAGTACGAATTAATGTGAATTTGCCGGCTTTTTGACATTTTTCTCCAAAAACTCCCTCTCTTGTTTGGTTGGCTCATATTCATCTTTAAAGAACTCTTGCTTTGATTTTATCTTTTGTTCTAGCATTTTGTTCTCGTAAATTTTATACGAAGGCTTCCAGTATTCAAGCTGGTTTCTCATATCGTGAGCATGTCCTACTCCTACGTGGCAACTTACACATTTAAGCTCTTTGTCGCTTCCTTGAAGTTTAACGTAGTGAGCGTGCATCTTTTGAGCTTGCTGTGATGAAGCTGTTGTGTCTAAGATGTTAGTATGACAGCTCATACAGCCGTTGTCAAACACATAGTGCTCTTTATTTTTTAGATTAGCCACCCAGTTTATACTATCAGGATCGCCAAAGAAGTGGATATAGCCCTCTACTATGCCATTAACTGCTTTTTGATATACGTATTTGGCTAGGTTGTCGTGAGGTAAATGGCAATCAACACATTTAGCCTTTACGCCTATTGCCCCACTGCCTGCATGGATATCTTTTTGATATGATATAACCATAGGATCCATCTCGTGGCAGACTCCACAAAATCTATCCGTGCTGGTCTCTTCAAGCACATAATGAACCGGTAAAACAACGAAAAATCCAACAATGCCACTTATCACCACAATAAGAGCTAATAATTTCTTTGAAATTTTCATGGTGTTACTCCCATCCATTGTGGAACCTCATGCTCGTGGCATTCGCTACACATATTTATAGACGGCTTGTGCTCGAAGTGGCACTCGTCACAGTATAATGTAGGACCGTCGTGAACCGAGTTGTGTGGATTAGCTTTTAGCGTATCCATAAATTTAAGTCTTTGCGCTAGTAGCTTTTTAGTGCCGTGGCAGCTTAGACAGCCTTCATCTTTTATGTTTTTAAATTTACTAGGATCGTCACCTTGATTTGCATGACAATCTATACAGTCAAACGCCAAATGTTCATGATGAGGCTTTAGCTTATACTTAGCTTTAAGCTCATCAGACATTACTATCTTTGTTGAGTTTGTTTCAGCAGACTTCGTATCACCAAAGACGAAACTAAAACAGGTAACCAAAGATAGCAATAATAATGCCAATCTTTTCATAAAAGAACCTTTTGCTTGTTTTAATTAAATTTGGCAGGGATTAGCCACCCCGCCTTTTAGAAGATAATGTTTAAATGTTTTCACCAGCAATCATACCAAACACCATGCAATCACTCATACTCATAGTTCCAAGTCTTCCGCCGCCTTGTATGCCACCAGTTACTTCTCCGGCAGCGTATAGTCCAGCAATTGGTTTTTGTGTTTTGCGTGATATGACTTGAGCCTTTTCATTTATCTGTATGCCGCCCATGCAGTATAGAATTTTAGGAGTGCTTAAACTAGCATAAAATGGTGGTTTTGATACATCAATGCCATGAACATCGGCTTGTTTTAAGGGCTTGCCAAATTCAGGGTCTTTTTCGGCTTTTACATAGCCATTAAAGTCACTTACCGTTTTTAAGAAAGGCTCTACTGGTATATTGTAAGCTTTTGCTAACTCTTCAAGAGTATTAAATTTCTTGATTGAGCCGCTCTCGACACCTTTTGAAGTATAAAGCGGATTGTTTAGATCTACTGCTGCTTGGTCGCAGATATTTACAGGATAGTTGTCATTATTTGCGCCCTCAGCCATAACTTTAAATATCGCATCGCATTTTATTTTTCTGCCTGCATGCTCGTTCATAAAGCGTTTGCCTGTTTTTGGATTAATGCTTAAACCATAGTCATTTGAGCAGTGGTTTGTAAATACTGCTGACGTTCCAAAGCCTTTTTCTGTTGGGTTTGTGTATGGATTTAATTGTATCCAGCTTAGAAGTAGTGGGTTTGCACCTACATCCATAGCAGCTAGCAATGCACCAGCAGTCGCACCCGGTTGTGAAACTGTTTCTATATTTGTTTTTAGATAAGGCACTTGTTGAGCGCGGAACCATTTGTCGCTACTAAATCCGCCAGCTGCTAGTATAACGCCATTTTTGGCTTTTATGTATTTTACGTCGCCACCTGTATTTTCAAGATCATCGCTTGCAAGACTTGAATCAAATTTGTAGTTTTCGCGGCATTTTATGCCTACAACCCTATCGCCCTCCATAACAAACTCATCAAATTTTGTTCGTTTTTTGATGATAGCATTTGGATTTGCTTCTATCATTTTATGCATAGGTTGGATGTAGCCTGAGCCGCTTGCTACTTTTACTTGAACTGCACGCTTGATAGAGTGACCGCTAGCTGATATACATTTAGGTACAAACTCAACGCCAACTGTTGATTTTAGGTATTCAAATGCTTCGTTTGCTCTATCGTAAATAACACTTAAAAGATCTACGTGATTTAAATTTACCCCATCTTTTAAGCAGTCAGCTATAAATAGCTCCTTGCTATCTTTTATACCTTCGGCTTTTTGAAATGCGTTATTTGGCACAGCCATATTTCCGACATTGATAACAGAGTTACCGCCTGCGCGACCCATTTTTTCTATTAAAGCGACTTTTAAGCCGCGTTTTAATGCTTGAAGTGCCGCCATAGAGCCAGCAAAGCCAGTTCCGATGATGACAACGTCGTATTCCTCGTCAAATTTAACTTCATTTGATTTAATTGTGTCAGCATTTGAATTTATGCTACCTAATGCAAGAGCACTAGCTCCTACCATACTCATTTTAAGCAAATCACGTCTTGACATTTTTTCCATTGTGTCTCCTTTTAAAAAGTTGACAAATCATAACGTAAAGAAAGTGTAAATATAGTAAATTTTTGGTAACAACATAAAAATATTAATTTAATATATATGTTTAAGTTTTTTTGAATTTAAAAATCTGATATAATTGCGACATGATAAGAATTTTACTCATAGAAGATGATGAAGCTCTTGCAAAACTCATAGCAAGAGTATTAGAAAAAGAAAATGTCCAAACTCAAATCGCACTAAATCCGCTAGATGGACTTGAGATATTAAAGAGCAATAATTACTTGCTTGACGCTATTGTGCTTGATCTATCCTTGCCCGACATGGACGGGCTTGAAGTTTGCGCACTAGTTCGCAAAACACATCCTAGTTTACCCATCATTATAAGTTCAGCACGCTCGCAAACACTTGATAAAATAAAGGGTTTTGAACTAGGAGCTGATGATTATATTGCAAAACCTTATGAGCCAATCGAGCTTGTTTTTAGACTGCGGGCGATTTTGAGACGAGGGATAACTGTTGTAACTGATGATAAAATTTTTACCATAGATGTTGACAAACATATACTTTATAAAAATGGTAAAATCTTAGAGCTTCCTCTTGCAGAATATGATATATTTGCCTTTTTGTTTGAAAAAGAGGGGTTTGCCGTATCAAGAGAGGATTTGCTTTTAAGCCTAAGCTCAATAAAATTTCAAAGCGGCCTAAAAAGCATAGATGTGCTTGTAGGCAGATTACGTTCTCGTATCGGTGATAGCCCTAAGAATCCACGGTTCATACACTCAGTGCGTGGCGTAGGGTATAAATTTATAAATGCTTAAAATTTCAATTATAAAACTCTTTTCACTACTATTTCTAATAACCCTGATAGTTATTAATTTGTCTTTTTTTGTAGAGTATGAACGTCGTCAAAAAGAACATATATACCAAACTTTTCAAAGGTTCATGCTTGGTACACGCATAAGAGAAAATGGTGGAATAGACATACCGGAAAGACTTGCAGAAATCGGTATAGTTTACAGTAATCTTGATAATGACGACATAAGGGCAAACGGTGATATTTTACTTTATGGGACATATTCTGACATGATTGACTATAATTCTACAATGTATTTTGTTCCACACGAAATAAATGCAACTCATATAAGTGTTCAAGATATAATGTATACAGCCGCATTTGAAACCGATGATTACAGCGAAGTATTATCAACAAAATATGTTTCTGCTTTAGAAAATACACACAAAATAGACATGTCTAGCTTTTGGACTTTGTTTTGGAGTATAAATGGTGCGAGTTTTGGTTTTTTTGTTTTACTTTTGGGTAAATTGCTTAATCTTAGAAATTTAAAAAGGCAAATTAAAGCCGCTGGTTATAAAAAACAATTTAACCCCATTGTCATGAATACCGGAGATGAACTAGAGCAGATAGCAGGTGCATTTAACTCAACAATGCAGAAAATTAATGACTTAAAGGAGGCTAGAGAGCTATTTTTGCGAAATATCTTACATGAGTTTCGCACACCAGTAATGAAAGGCAAAATCATAGCAGGAATAAATAAAGATGACGAGTTTAGAGATGATTTAAAACAAATTTTTTCTCGCCAAGAGATTATACTAAACGAGATTGTAAAAATAGAAAAATTTAGCTCTCATGATTGGGAGCTAGAATTTAACGAATACCGAGCGATAGATTTGCTAGATCATGCCATGGATTTACTATTACGAGATGATACATGGCGTATAAAAATTTTTACAAGCGAGCAGGCAGAGATTTTTAATGTGGACTATGAGTTATTTGCGACGGCTATTAAAAATTTGCTTGATAATGCTTTAAAATACTCAAAAAATAATGTCGAGGTACAAATTTTACAAGGGACTTTTAGTATAGTAAGTGAAGGTGAACCTTTAGAGGCATCAAGGCTGGACTTTAGCCGTATATTTAATCGCAAGAGCGAAGTAGCCGGTTCCGGACTTGGACTTGGCATATATATCGCTAATCAAATTTTTATAAAACACGGCCTGGAGCTAAAATATATCCATAAAAGCAGAAAAAACATCTTTGTAATCAGTAAAAACAATAACAAATAACGAGTGTTTAAATTAATTAACTTACACGACTTAGTTTAGATGATCATCATAAACACCGCAAATAAACCTTATATATCGCTCGTTTTATCCAATTTTCATATCTTTTTATAATCTCAATACGCATTGAATTTTCAATTTTAAATACGCATACGTGATTGTTTGTCATGGTATTTTCTTTATAAGTAGTTTGGGGAATTTAATGCACCACTTTAATGCCACAAGCCAAATCTTTGCTAAGCTCGCTTCTAATTTGTAAGCTCAAACCGTATAGTTTTAAAATATTTTTAATATAAACTGTAAGCATAACGGCTCATTTCTAAACAAAGAACAAATCAAAACCTTCCAACTGCCCTATATTAGATCATCCTTAGAATGCCCAGCTAAGCGTATTTATAAATTTCTTTAGCATAGAAAAATTTGGCGATATTTGATGAAATTATAACAGACATTATCACTCTAACTTGAGCTACAAAAGAGATCCAAACAGCGATCTTGGAGCATTATTTACAACATTTAACAACCATGCTTAATTGTAAGCTATATGGAATTTTCATCTTGGAGATTTGGTTTTGAAAACGGAGCAAATTTTTAACAAACTCGTTACCGGTTATTTTTAATATCAAAAATCATATAAAATAGCACTATATGTTTAAAATATATTAAATATTAATTTTTTATATTTTTTGCTTAAGTTTAATATAATCAATTGATTTTCAGAAAAAATTTACAAAAAGGAGAAAGAGATGGCATTTTCAAGACGAAGTTTCTTAAAAACATCTGCCGTTGGCGCACTAGCACTTAGTGCCAATTCCGCATTTGCTAAAGATGAAGCTGTAAAAACCATACCACACGCTTCAAATTTAGGTGCATTTTATGCAGACGTAAAAGATGGAAAAATAACAAAAATCCACTCACAACCATCAGATAAAGACCCAAAATTCCCAGGAAACGATGCCTGGATAGATAGAGTTTACTCTGATACTCGTATAAAATATCCATGCGTAAGAAAGAGCTTTTTAGAGGGCAAAAACGCACCAGAACTACGTGGCAAAGAGGAATTTGTACGCGTTAGCTGGGATGAGGCACTAAAGCTTATCCTTAAAAAACTAACAAGTGTAAAACCAGAGCAAATTTATAACGCAAGCTACAGTGGCTGGGGACACCCAGGACTTCTTCACAACTGCGGCGCAGTGGCTGGAAGATTTTTTAACACAGTTATAGGTGGCGCGGTAGGAACAGACGGCGAGTACAGCAAC
This is a stretch of genomic DNA from Campylobacter sp. RM6914. It encodes these proteins:
- the fliK gene encoding flagellar hook-length control protein FliK — encoded protein: MQTLKSSNPIDLLNVAPTKKQTSSKSNNKEDSEFLSMILNAASNKANKGESINEKDIKEIVKTIDDKIKIQEETQVGEQNKILTDLANLDETTKNELYENANFMQLLQVLEILNGGEQISKFPNFSDKIAAFLSNSANVKELSEVKSITDLLDLAKKFDLGLENLTITNDDVETLSEMFKGLANKEFFKPVLPQAQNIYSGELKNQVEQTISMNESTEPVKLNALLHEISKEVKPNLKQQTQTSQTKTPTLQTSENMIDEAIETTNTEEVAIKTVQNLSVKNEKNINLQSLLYPEREQNLAQESMTQGEEIQIQDENPLNSMVRDISSAARSQIQEKALVKETFSNFSENLKEQIQNYKAPLTRVNITLNPMNLGEVEITMLNRGNNLHINFNSNTATMNLFLQNQAEFKNSLVNMGFTELEMNFNDQSQRQEKGQQAYKNQNKQAQESEEIQEAEQNLLELVIPRYV
- a CDS encoding flagellar basal body rod modification protein, translated to MASVADVQTQFTADKIQAKKDAAKLASADGTNPGSQLDKDAFLKLLLTELQYQDPTSPMDTEKMLTQTSQLATLEMQENTNSTMKELVSQLQANSSMYALSALGKMANIGTDRVSVTEETVNLTIPIYFPSNATGGTLSITDSNGNVVRTESIGSQNAGTNTFNWNLITNSGTKAGTGTYAVKVNYTDSEGNAKTATYGSYPVEAVKFIDGKAQVKIAGEYISADDVSEYYEEVNLNNKQTNTSSSSTNNQTPKQSVAESALATENALADEAEAEYNALLNRG
- a CDS encoding flagellar hook protein FlgE, with amino-acid sequence MMRGLYNGVSGIKTQSFGMDVWANNISNINNVGFKASTPEYKSILYQTMYSAGNKPTTDQVGLGAVKQATALDMSNGSYQNTDNNFDVAIQGDGFFGVLDRYGKTYYTRAGNFDIDAAGNLVDTFGNFVLGTINELSAVTPSQSALNTFGGSGQSAQNAYTISKVDSLNLGSESAQSAIKLPSFLYLASEPTTLVNFRGNLDSTVKTQIEKSELSKDTYTQSVDEDVKTISISGALELSNSRTGYKKNDSVTVKIADASGKFSEFTTQLDKNGKWSLENQDIKYLDLDTISTEVSIFSSKEVANTQQFSTQAYGENGAINLITINLEKQVPQTSNQTLWNATATMTDKNGNVLNSSQGIMTFGPQGTLVSNTLTSVGGVKLNFLGSSDSSVYDGLISTANSDKNISITKNGYEEGVLKRYQMNDNGDILAIFDNTRMFPVAKLALYHFQNDQGLAKMGDNIYSATANSGEAFFYKDKAGDVIYGSRISSNMLEMSNVDLGSALTEIIVTQKAYDASSKSITTSDEMLQTAIQMKS
- a CDS encoding copper resistance protein CopD, producing the protein MQAIYPYVQLLHVICAIIFLGYIFFDVIIFSRLKGILGDEFDRVKSAISKKAIKIMPLCLLLLFLTGGMMMSTWVGSKAGGYFQTPLQQIFMIKVILAFVIGAGVVINLTHRTLGKQPPKFLRENLHNIAFVFGFVIVILAKVMFMV
- a CDS encoding NRAMP family divalent metal transporter, producing MSKKKISTLGSKLGALGPGILMASAAVGGSHIIASTQAGAIYGWQLAIIIILANLFKYPFFRFGTQYTLDNGHSLLTGYYEKGRFYIGIFLVLSLFAAVVNTAAVSMITAAILSFILPFKASTTMLSVVVLSASMAIILLGRYSVLDTVSKLIMITLTATTVWAVLIAFSRTGFDGVMTPDFIEPSPWQLGALGFIIALMGWMPAPIEISALNSMWVIAKKKIKRVSYEDGLLDFNVGYVGTAILALVFLALGALVQYGSGVEVETRGVAYINQFINMYAATIGEWARGLIAFIAFMCMFGTTITVVDGYSRVNCESIRLVLGKDQTKLVYFNLCVIITSVIGFFIISMFNNALGPMVRFAMIASFVTTPIFAWLNLSLVLSKGQHKVKGFLYYLSITGLAYLSIFALFFITYELGLFK
- a CDS encoding cytochrome c3 family protein, which produces MKISKKLLALIVVISGIVGFFVVLPVHYVLEETSTDRFCGVCHEMDPMVISYQKDIHAGSGAIGVKAKCVDCHLPHDNLAKYVYQKAVNGIVEGYIHFFGDPDSINWVANLKNKEHYVFDNGCMSCHTNILDTTASSQQAQKMHAHYVKLQGSDKELKCVSCHVGVGHAHDMRNQLEYWKPSYKIYENKMLEQKIKSKQEFFKDEYEPTKQEREFLEKNVKKPANSH
- a CDS encoding cytochrome c3 family protein, which codes for MKRLALLLLSLVTCFSFVFGDTKSAETNSTKIVMSDELKAKYKLKPHHEHLAFDCIDCHANQGDDPSKFKNIKDEGCLSCHGTKKLLAQRLKFMDTLKANPHNSVHDGPTLYCDECHFEHKPSINMCSECHEHEVPQWMGVTP
- a CDS encoding flavocytochrome c, translated to MEKMSRRDLLKMSMVGASALALGSINSNADTIKSNEVKFDEEYDVVIIGTGFAGSMAALQALKRGLKVALIEKMGRAGGNSVINVGNMAVPNNAFQKAEGIKDSKELFIADCLKDGVNLNHVDLLSVIYDRANEAFEYLKSTVGVEFVPKCISASGHSIKRAVQVKVASGSGYIQPMHKMIEANPNAIIKKRTKFDEFVMEGDRVVGIKCRENYKFDSSLASDDLENTGGDVKYIKAKNGVILAAGGFSSDKWFRAQQVPYLKTNIETVSQPGATAGALLAAMDVGANPLLLSWIQLNPYTNPTEKGFGTSAVFTNHCSNDYGLSINPKTGKRFMNEHAGRKIKCDAIFKVMAEGANNDNYPVNICDQAAVDLNNPLYTSKGVESGSIKKFNTLEELAKAYNIPVEPFLKTVSDFNGYVKAEKDPEFGKPLKQADVHGIDVSKPPFYASLSTPKILYCMGGIQINEKAQVISRKTQKPIAGLYAAGEVTGGIQGGGRLGTMSMSDCMVFGMIAGENI